In Phaeobacter porticola, one DNA window encodes the following:
- the serS gene encoding serine--tRNA ligase, with protein MHDIRAIRENPAAFDAALARRGDAAMSSDILALDESRRAKIQAAETAQADQNRAAKAIGAAKAKGDDAEFERLRAEVAGKKAEVAALQTEAKELDAKLTDVLARIPNLPAEDVPAGADEDDNVEVSKWGAIPNFAFDPKEHFEIKGVAAAMDFETAAKISGARFVLLKGAVARIHRALAQFMVDTHVDENGLTEVNSPVLVRDEAMYGTDKLPKFGDDSYQTTNGWWLVPTSEVPLTYSVAGDTLDEAALPIRMTAHTLCFRSEAGSAGKDTSGMLRQHQFEKVEMVSVVHPTQSDDEQKRMLRCAEGLLEKLGIPYRTVVLCTGDMGFGARRTFDIEAWVPGQNTYREISSVSTTGDFQARRMNARFKPSDGGKPEYLHTLNGSGLAVGRCLIAVLENGQQEDGSVKLPEVLAPYLSGRLTLTAEGALV; from the coding sequence ATGCATGACATCCGCGCGATCCGCGAGAACCCTGCCGCTTTTGACGCCGCTTTGGCGCGGCGTGGGGATGCGGCGATGTCTTCCGACATCCTGGCGCTGGATGAATCCCGCCGGGCCAAAATCCAGGCGGCTGAAACCGCGCAGGCCGATCAGAACAGGGCGGCCAAGGCTATTGGTGCGGCCAAGGCCAAGGGGGATGACGCCGAATTCGAACGTCTGCGGGCCGAGGTGGCCGGCAAGAAAGCCGAAGTCGCAGCCCTGCAGACCGAGGCCAAGGAGCTGGACGCCAAGCTGACCGACGTGCTGGCCCGCATCCCCAACCTGCCGGCCGAGGACGTGCCAGCGGGCGCCGATGAGGACGACAATGTCGAGGTCAGCAAATGGGGGGCGATCCCCAATTTCGCCTTTGACCCGAAAGAGCATTTTGAAATCAAGGGCGTCGCGGCTGCGATGGATTTTGAAACCGCTGCAAAGATCTCCGGCGCGCGCTTTGTGCTGCTGAAGGGCGCTGTGGCACGCATCCACCGCGCGCTGGCGCAGTTCATGGTCGACACCCATGTGGATGAAAACGGCCTTACGGAGGTGAACTCCCCGGTGCTGGTGCGTGACGAGGCGATGTATGGCACCGATAAGCTGCCGAAATTCGGCGATGACAGCTATCAGACCACCAATGGCTGGTGGCTGGTGCCGACCTCCGAAGTGCCGCTGACCTATTCCGTTGCGGGCGACACGCTGGATGAGGCCGCCCTGCCGATCCGCATGACCGCGCATACGCTCTGCTTCCGCTCCGAGGCGGGCAGCGCGGGCAAAGACACCTCCGGCATGCTGCGCCAGCACCAGTTTGAGAAGGTCGAGATGGTCTCGGTTGTGCATCCGACCCAATCCGACGATGAACAGAAGCGCATGCTGCGCTGCGCTGAGGGGTTGCTGGAAAAACTGGGCATCCCCTATCGCACCGTGGTGCTTTGCACCGGTGACATGGGGTTCGGCGCGCGCCGAACCTTTGACATCGAAGCCTGGGTGCCCGGTCAGAACACTTACCGCGAGATTTCTTCGGTCTCCACCACAGGTGATTTCCAGGCCCGCCGCATGAACGCCCGGTTCAAACCTTCGGACGGTGGCAAGCCGGAATATCTGCACACGCTCAACGGCTCCGGTCTGGCGGTCGGGCGCTGCCTGATTGCGGTGCTGGAAAACGGTCAGCAGGAAGACGGATCCGTCAAACTGCCAGAGGTTCTGGCCCCCTATCTGAGCGGTCGCTTGACCCTGACGGCAGAAGGCGCATTGGTTTAA
- a CDS encoding helix-hairpin-helix domain-containing protein encodes MTSIAKLPGVGPALARILSENGCATIEAVAGKSPEELSKIPRIGKLRAAKLSAEAQKARGEASPKPTSPERGKPARRANGAAPTVPNGAAQEKPGDRAEADKLSSALAAAEAARRAAEAKAEKAVLKAKKSAKKAAALAEEFSAAKVKAKAKAKRVKAKAKRAIEKEKAKAKAILEAKHNPKKEASAKDSGKKDSGKKDASKKEPTKKVAAKKDGVKKPIVKKQREPSVPAKGKKKK; translated from the coding sequence ATGACATCTATCGCAAAACTTCCCGGTGTCGGCCCCGCGCTGGCCCGGATCCTCTCGGAAAACGGCTGCGCCACGATTGAGGCTGTGGCAGGAAAATCGCCAGAGGAGCTGAGCAAGATCCCCAGGATCGGCAAGCTGCGCGCGGCAAAACTGTCCGCAGAGGCGCAGAAGGCGCGAGGGGAGGCCAGTCCCAAGCCGACCAGCCCGGAGCGTGGCAAACCCGCCCGCCGCGCCAATGGGGCCGCACCGACTGTGCCGAATGGTGCCGCGCAGGAAAAACCCGGTGACCGCGCCGAGGCTGACAAGCTCAGCTCCGCGCTGGCGGCTGCCGAGGCGGCCCGTCGTGCGGCTGAGGCGAAGGCGGAAAAGGCGGTCCTGAAAGCGAAGAAATCCGCGAAGAAAGCCGCCGCCCTTGCCGAGGAATTTTCCGCCGCAAAGGTGAAAGCCAAGGCGAAGGCCAAACGGGTGAAAGCCAAGGCCAAACGCGCGATTGAAAAGGAAAAGGCCAAGGCAAAAGCGATCCTTGAGGCCAAACACAACCCGAAGAAAGAGGCGTCCGCAAAAGACAGCGGGAAGAAAGACAGCGGCAAGAAAGATGCGTCCAAAAAGGAGCCGACCAAGAAGGTCGCAGCCAAAAAGGACGGAGTGAAGAAGCCAATAGTCAAGAAGCAGAGAGAGCCGAGCGTTCCTGCGAAGGGTAAGAAAAAGAAATAG
- a CDS encoding fatty acid desaturase: protein MDLRAYTRTYCDKDNRLAALSYFGTFAIYFLALTVAIRYAEIWYLMLSAGGVFAFAAVRLYVLQHDTGHHSLFETRIQNEIAGHVLSPFTFAPFEVMKQNHNEHHAYVGNLEHRESGEIHTMTLREWQAAGWAQRLAYRLYRNPLVLVPLGAAFTYFIRYRWPKNTLRFGVSGVILHNVVIVLLLALLYAVAGTTGVLVWLGFSFFGGMIGVFLVYLQHNFEDTYWDRRPDLNPQVAALQGSSCLDFGWFFDFAVANITLHDIHHFNARIPSYRLRRCHHNLPPEIAPRRIKFTEAIRAMGLKLWDEDQQRLVPFPPANAPGAPVTATGQTNRQEPS, encoded by the coding sequence ATGGATTTGAGAGCATACACGCGGACATATTGTGATAAGGACAACCGGCTGGCCGCGCTCAGCTATTTCGGGACATTTGCAATCTACTTCCTGGCGCTGACGGTTGCGATCCGCTACGCTGAGATCTGGTATCTGATGCTGTCTGCGGGGGGTGTGTTTGCCTTTGCAGCGGTGCGGCTATACGTGCTGCAACATGACACCGGGCATCATTCGCTGTTTGAAACCCGGATCCAGAATGAAATTGCCGGTCATGTGCTGTCGCCCTTCACCTTTGCCCCGTTTGAGGTGATGAAGCAGAACCATAATGAGCATCACGCCTATGTCGGCAATCTGGAACACCGCGAATCCGGCGAAATCCATACCATGACCCTGCGCGAATGGCAGGCGGCAGGCTGGGCACAGCGACTGGCCTATCGGCTGTATCGCAATCCGCTTGTGCTGGTGCCACTAGGGGCGGCGTTCACCTATTTCATTCGCTACCGCTGGCCGAAAAACACGCTGCGGTTTGGTGTATCTGGGGTGATCCTGCATAATGTGGTGATCGTGCTGCTGCTTGCGCTGCTCTACGCCGTCGCGGGCACGACCGGTGTGTTGGTCTGGCTAGGGTTTTCCTTTTTCGGGGGCATGATCGGCGTGTTCCTAGTCTATCTGCAACATAATTTTGAGGACACTTATTGGGATCGCCGGCCTGACCTTAATCCGCAGGTTGCGGCGCTTCAGGGATCATCCTGTCTCGATTTTGGCTGGTTTTTTGACTTTGCAGTCGCCAATATCACGCTTCATGACATTCATCATTTCAACGCCCGTATTCCCAGCTACCGGCTGCGCCGCTGCCACCACAACCTGCCGCCGGAGATTGCACCGCGCCGGATCAAGTTCACTGAGGCGATCCGCGCCATGGGGCTAAAGCTTTGGGACGAGGATCAGCAGCGGCTGGTGCCATTCCCGCCAGCTAATGCGCCGGGTGCACCGGTCACGGCCACAGGGCAAACCAACAGGCAGGAGCCTTCATGA
- the der gene encoding ribosome biogenesis GTPase Der: MSFTLAIVGRPNVGKSTLFNRLVGKRLALVDDQPGVTRDLREGEARLGDLRFTVVDTAGLEDATDNSLEGRMRRLTERAVDMADICLFMIDARVGVTPIDQMFAEILRKKSAHVILAANKAEGNAADAGVLDAWGLGLGEPIRLSGEHGEGLNDLYSQLMPLADEFEERAKDDSPEIDVALDEDADEEDLSVPMPTRNKPLQVAVVGRPNAGKSTLINKILGEDRLLTGPEAGITRDAISLQIDWQDVPMRIFDTAGMRKKAKVQEKLEKLSVSDGLRAVKFAEVVVVLLDAAIPFEQQDLRIADLAEREGRAVVVAVNKWDIEDEKQEKLRNLKEAFDRLLPQLRGAPLITVSAKTGKGLDRLHAAIMRAYDVWNRRIPTAALNRWLTGMLEQHPPPAPQGKRIKLRYMTQAKTRPPGFVVMCSHPDKMPESYNRYLVNGLRQDFDMPGSPIRLTLRSQSDKNPYKGKKKAPPSKLRKHLEGRRN, from the coding sequence ATGTCTTTTACCCTCGCTATTGTGGGCCGCCCGAATGTGGGCAAATCCACATTGTTCAATCGTCTCGTCGGCAAGCGGCTGGCGCTGGTGGATGACCAGCCCGGCGTCACGCGCGATTTGCGCGAAGGGGAAGCGCGTCTCGGCGATCTGCGCTTTACCGTTGTGGACACCGCCGGTCTGGAAGATGCCACCGACAACTCGCTGGAAGGGCGGATGCGCCGCCTGACCGAGCGGGCCGTTGATATGGCCGACATCTGTCTGTTCATGATTGATGCGCGCGTTGGCGTGACGCCGATCGACCAGATGTTTGCGGAAATCCTGCGCAAGAAATCCGCCCATGTGATTCTGGCTGCCAACAAGGCCGAGGGCAACGCCGCTGATGCCGGTGTGCTGGACGCCTGGGGCTTAGGTCTGGGTGAGCCGATCCGCCTGTCCGGTGAACATGGCGAAGGTCTGAACGATCTTTATTCGCAGCTGATGCCCTTGGCGGATGAGTTTGAAGAACGCGCCAAGGATGACAGCCCCGAGATTGACGTGGCTCTGGATGAAGACGCCGACGAAGAAGATCTGTCGGTGCCGATGCCAACCCGCAACAAACCGTTGCAGGTTGCTGTTGTCGGGCGTCCGAACGCGGGTAAATCCACGCTGATCAACAAAATCCTTGGTGAGGACCGTCTGCTGACCGGGCCCGAGGCCGGGATCACCCGCGATGCGATCTCGCTACAGATCGACTGGCAGGATGTGCCGATGCGCATCTTCGATACCGCGGGGATGCGCAAGAAGGCCAAAGTACAGGAAAAGCTGGAGAAGCTCTCCGTGTCCGACGGTCTGCGAGCGGTAAAATTTGCCGAGGTTGTGGTGGTCCTGCTGGATGCCGCGATCCCGTTTGAACAGCAGGATCTGCGCATTGCCGATCTGGCCGAGCGGGAAGGCCGCGCGGTTGTGGTTGCGGTGAACAAATGGGACATCGAGGACGAAAAGCAGGAAAAACTGCGCAACCTGAAAGAGGCCTTTGACCGGCTTCTGCCGCAGTTGCGCGGCGCGCCGTTGATTACCGTGTCGGCCAAAACCGGCAAGGGACTGGACCGTCTGCACGCGGCCATCATGCGCGCCTATGACGTCTGGAACCGCCGGATACCAACAGCTGCGCTGAACCGCTGGCTGACGGGGATGCTGGAACAGCACCCGCCGCCAGCCCCGCAGGGCAAGCGGATCAAGCTGCGCTATATGACCCAGGCCAAGACCCGTCCGCCGGGCTTTGTGGTGATGTGTTCGCATCCCGACAAGATGCCCGAGAGTTACAATCGCTATCTGGTAAACGGGTTGCGGCAGGATTTTGATATGCCCGGCTCGCCGATCCGTCTGACGCTGCGCTCGCAGTCGGACAAGAACCCCTACAAGGGCAAGAAGAAGGCGCCGCCGTCGAAGCTGCGCAAACATCTGGAAGGCCGCCGCAACTAA
- a CDS encoding PQQ-like beta-propeller repeat protein: protein MTAVTSFWGARGILTGTALALILSACTEPEVILRGERLDLRDDSVTVVTNESRAIALPAARSNASWPQGPGVEGLRPTHPALAAAPNAIWSTSIGDGDSRRQRITANPVIGDGRIYTLDSGAKVSAVGTNGALQWQSELIPATDSSGQATGGGLAYEGGVLYVSSGYGVLTALNATSGATIWRQELEATGSGQPTVRDGLVYLVAGDDTGWAVHAKDGRIAWQVQATPSPSNILGAPAPAVTSDLAIFAFGSGDLTATFRKGGLRRWNASVAGKRIGRTISRIGDVTGSPVVSGNRMYVGNQSGRTAAFDIGSGDRLWTVPHGAVDPVWPVAGSVFLISDLGQLLRLDADSGEAIWASDLPGYLKDKPRKRGAVVAHHGPVVAGGQVIVASNDGLLRFYNPQNGALVRTVEVPGGASTAPVVAGGTLYVVSSKGQLHAFR, encoded by the coding sequence ATGACGGCAGTAACAAGCTTTTGGGGCGCAAGGGGCATTCTGACGGGGACCGCGCTGGCGTTGATCCTGTCCGCCTGTACCGAGCCTGAGGTCATTCTGCGCGGTGAGCGCCTGGATCTGCGGGATGACAGTGTCACTGTGGTGACCAATGAATCCCGCGCCATTGCCCTGCCGGCGGCACGTAGCAATGCCAGCTGGCCACAGGGGCCAGGGGTCGAAGGGCTGCGCCCCACCCACCCGGCTCTGGCCGCCGCCCCCAATGCAATCTGGTCCACCTCTATCGGAGACGGCGACAGCCGCCGCCAACGGATCACCGCCAACCCGGTGATTGGCGATGGTCGTATCTACACGCTGGACAGCGGTGCCAAGGTCTCGGCTGTGGGCACCAATGGAGCCTTGCAGTGGCAGAGCGAGCTGATCCCTGCGACCGATAGCTCCGGCCAGGCCACCGGCGGCGGGCTGGCCTATGAGGGCGGCGTGCTTTATGTCTCGTCCGGCTATGGCGTTCTGACGGCATTGAATGCCACCAGCGGCGCAACCATCTGGCGGCAGGAGCTGGAAGCAACCGGTTCGGGTCAGCCAACTGTGCGCGATGGGTTGGTCTATCTGGTGGCCGGAGATGATACCGGTTGGGCGGTTCATGCCAAGGATGGCCGTATTGCCTGGCAGGTTCAAGCTACGCCCAGCCCGTCGAATATTCTGGGCGCACCGGCACCTGCGGTTACCTCGGATTTGGCGATCTTCGCCTTTGGATCGGGTGATCTGACCGCGACCTTCCGCAAGGGCGGCCTGCGGCGCTGGAACGCCTCGGTTGCAGGCAAGCGGATTGGCCGCACGATTTCGCGCATTGGCGATGTGACCGGATCGCCAGTGGTATCGGGCAACCGCATGTATGTTGGCAATCAGTCAGGCCGTACGGCGGCATTTGACATCGGGTCAGGCGATCGTCTGTGGACCGTGCCGCATGGTGCAGTGGATCCGGTCTGGCCGGTGGCTGGCAGCGTGTTTTTGATCAGTGATCTGGGTCAGTTGCTGCGGTTGGATGCCGACAGCGGCGAGGCGATCTGGGCATCAGATCTGCCGGGGTATCTGAAGGACAAGCCGCGCAAGCGTGGCGCTGTTGTCGCCCACCATGGGCCGGTGGTTGCTGGCGGGCAGGTGATTGTGGCGTCCAATGACGGTCTGTTGCGGTTCTACAATCCACAAAACGGTGCGCTTGTCCGCACAGTTGAGGTGCCCGGTGGTGCCAGTACCGCGCCCGTGGTTGCAGGGGGCACGCTTTATGTTGTGTCTAGCAAGGGGCAATTGCACGCTTTCCGATAA